In the Juglans microcarpa x Juglans regia isolate MS1-56 chromosome 6D, Jm3101_v1.0, whole genome shotgun sequence genome, one interval contains:
- the LOC121235058 gene encoding LOW QUALITY PROTEIN: beta-1,2-xylosyltransferase (The sequence of the model RefSeq protein was modified relative to this genomic sequence to represent the inferred CDS: inserted 1 base in 1 codon) yields the protein MASKRNVWLLRIVLFLFALNSISLCVYFASHSKSSASSISNLRHNYHNPRINRLRFRNKLKSWPILPSYLPWSHPPTNTGSCEAYFGNGFSLRLDLISPAADPRGWFRCWYSETLRSSVCEGGSLRMVPARVGVSKGGEMLDQVIGRREEDELPKFQNGAFEVDGGVGFEGPPRRLVDDEFLDRYVPXGEILIHTMRALIGSVRVVAASEFECQEWIEEPTLLVTRFEYANLFHTVTDWYSAYVSSRVTGLPNRPRLVFVDGHCMTSLEETWKALFSSLRYAKNFSGPVCFRHAILSPLGYETALFKGLTEEINCHGASAHDLWQNPDDRKTARLSEFGEIIRAAFGFPVHRHRVEKPVSGLNVLFVRREDYLAHPRHGGKVESRLSNEEQVFDSLKTWAYNNDSCKINLVNGLFAHMPMKEQVRAIQDASVIIGAHGAGLTHLVSAMPKTVVLEIISSQYRRPHFALIAKWKGLEYHAINLDGSYAKPEIVIDKLSGILRSLGC from the exons ATGGCGAGCAAGAGGAACGTCTGGCTCCTGAGGatcgttctcttcctcttcgcTCTCAACTCCATTTCACTCTGCGTTTACTTCGCTTCCCACTCCAAATCCTCTgcctcctccatctccaaccTCCGCCATAACTACCATAATCCTCGTATTAACCGTCTCCGGTTCCGCAACAAGCTCAAGTCTTGGCCCATCTTACCCTCCTACCTTCCCTGGTCCCACCCACCCACTAACACTGGCTCCTGCGAGGCCTACTTCGGCAACGGCTTCTCTCTCCGCCTCGATCTCATCTCCCCAGCGGCGGATCCCCGCGGATGGTTCCGCTGCTGGTACAGCGAGACCCTTCGCAGCTCTGTGTGCGAGGGAGGGAGTCTTCGGATGGTCCCAGCGAGGGTCGGGGTCTCCAAGGGAGGGGAGATGTTAGACCAGGTGATCGGGAGGCGTGAGGAGGACGAGCTTCCCAAATTCCAAAACGGTGCTTTCGAGGTCGACGGAGGAGTTGGGTTTGAGGGTCCGCCACGGAGACTCGTCGACGACGAGTTCCTCGATCGTTACGTGC CAGGGGAGATCCTGATTCATACCATGCGGGCTCTGATCGGGTCTGTTCGTGTCGTCGCGGCGAGCGAGTTCGAGTGCCAAGAG TGGATTGAGGAGCCTACGCTGCTGGTGACGCGCTTTGAGTATGCGAACCTTTTCCACACTGTCACAGACTGGTACAGCGCATATGTCTCTTCAAGAGTTACAGGATTGCCCAATCGACCTCGATTGGTTTTCGTGGACGGCCACTGTATG ACATCTTTGGAAGAAACATGGAAAGCATTGTTTTCTAGCCTTCGATATGCGAAGAATTTTAGTGGTCCTGTTTGCTTTCGCCATGCTATTCTCTCACCTTTGGGATATGAGACTGCTTTATTTAAGGGGCTGACTGAAGAAATAAATTGTCATGGAGCATCTGCACACGACCTATGGCAAAATCCTGATGACCGGAAAACTGCTCGATTATCTGAATTTGGGGAAATAATCAGAGCTGCTTTTGGGTTTCCTGTACATAGACACCGTGTTGAAAAGCCAGTCTCTGGTCTTAATGTCCTCTTTGTTCGACGGGAAGATTATTTAGCTCATCCTCGACATGGTGGTAAAGTTGAATCAAGGCTTAGCAATGAAGAACAAGTGTTTGATTCGTTGAAAACATGGGCATATAATAATGACTCGTGCAAAATAAACCTTGTCAATGGATTGTTTGCACACATGCCTATGAAGGAGCAAGTCCGAGCCATTCAAGATGCTTCGGTAATTATTGGTGCACACGGTGCAGGTCTGACTCATTTAGTATCTGCAATGCCAAAAACTGTGGTTCTGGAGATTATTAGCAGCCAGTATCGACGACCGCATTTTGCATTGATAGCCAAGTGGAAAGGGTTGGAGTATCATGCAATTAATCT